The Melioribacteraceae bacterium 4301-Me genome contains the following window.
AGCAATATCTGCAATTTCATCTCCTTCAGCAAGTCTAATTAATCTAACTCCTTGCGTATTTCTTCCCATAACTCTTATTTCTGCAACTGATTGTCTAATTACAATCCCTTTTACGGTTATAATTACCAGTTCATCATTATCGTTAACTTCCATCATTGCAATAAGTTTACCATTTTTCTCTGATGTCTTAATTGTAATCACACCTTTTCCGCCGCGACGAGTTAGTCTATAGTCCTCAATTTCTGATCTTTTCCCAAAACCTTTTTCAGTAACAACCATTAATGTGCTTGCATTTCTAACCACAATCATTCCGATAACCATATCGCCCTTACCAAGTTTAATTCCTCGTACACCCGTTGCAGTTCTTCCCATTTCTCTAACATCCTTTTCATTGAAGCGGATTGCCATTCCATTTTTAGTACCAATAATAATGTCATTATTTCCATCGCTTAGTTTTGCTTCAATAAGTTTATCGCCTGGTGCAAGGTTAATAGCATTTATACCGCCGCGTCTTATATTCGAGTAAGCAGAAAGAACTGTTTTCTTGATTGTACCTTTTTCGGTGGCCATTACAATATATTTATCATTACTAAATTCCTTAACGGTTACAAAAGCAGTAATTTTTTCTTCTTTATCTTTTTGGATTAGATTTAGAATAGACCTTCCTTTGGCTGCTCTTCCGCCTTCTGGAATTTCATGTACTTTCAACCAATAGCATTTTCCTTTGTCAGTAAAGAACATAATGTAATGGTGAGTAGAAGCAACAAACATATGTTCAATAAAATCTTCATCTTTAGTACCAGCACCTGTTACCCCTTTTCCGCCACGCGCTTGACGCCTGTAGCCGCTGACCGGAAAGCGTTTTATAAATCCTTGATGCGAAATTGTAACCACTACATCTTCCTCAGCGATAATATCTTCTAAGGCAAATTCTTTATAATCATGAATTATTTCCGTTCTTCTTTCATCACCGTATTTTTCTTTTAATGCTAATAGTTCTTCTTTTATAATTTGATTTCTTTTCTTCTCGTTGTTTAGAATCCCTTTCAATTTCTCAATTAGTTTTATTGTTTCTTTATATTCATCTTCAATCTTTTTACGCTCAAGACCTGTTAGTCGCTGCAATCTCATATCAAGAATTGCTTTAGCTTGAATCTCAGAAAGCTTAAACTTTTTCATTAAGTTATTTTTTGCTGTCTCTACATCTTTTGACTTCTTTATTGTTTCAATAACAGCATCAATATTATCGAGCGCAATAATATATCCTTCTAAAATATGTGCTCTTCTTTCAGCCGCATCCAAGTCAAATTTTGTTCTTCTTATAAGCACATCCATTCTATGACGAAGGAAGTGTTCCATGGTTTGCTGTAACGTAAGTACTTTTGGAACACCATTTACAAGCGCAAGCATTATAACACCAAAAGTAACTTGCATTTGTGTGTGCTTAAATAATTGATTTAGAGTAACAGCCGGCTGTCCGTCTCTTTTCATTTCTATTACTATACGCAACCCGTCTCTATCTGATTCATCTCTAATATTTGAAATGCCATCTACTTTGTTTTCGCGAACAAGCTCAGCTATTTTTTCTATCAAAGAAGCCTTATTGACTTGATAAGGAATTTCAGTTATTACAATGTTTTCTCTGTCGTTTTTAAGGGTTTCAACATTAGCTTTAGCACGTATCACAATTCTTCCACGCCCAGTAAGGTAAGCTTCTCTTACGCCTTCGTAACCATATATTATGCCCCCTGTAGGAAAATCCGGGGCTTTTACATATTTCATCAGGTCTTCCGGTTTAAGCTTTGGGTTATCTATCATAGCAACAAGACCATCGACAATTTCGCCCAAGTTATGTGGTGGTATATTAGTAGCCATTCCGACCGCAATTCCACTTGCTCCATTTACAAGTAAGTTCGGCAAATAAGAGGGAAGTACTGTTGGTTCTTGGAGAGATTCATCAAAATTAGGTGTAAAGTCAACAGTGTTCTTATCCAAATCACGAAGCATTTCTTCAGCAATTCTAGCCAGTCGCGCTTCAGTGTAACGCATTGCAGCTGGAGAATCACCATCTATTGAGCCAAAGTTGCCCTGGCCATCAATTAAAGGATAACGAAGAGAGAAATCCTGCACCATCCTCACCATAGTATCATAAACTGCGCTATCGCCATGTGGATGGTATTTACCAAGAACTTCCCCAACAATACGTGCTGACTTCTTATAAGGCTTATTATAAGAAAGTCCAAGTTCATGCATTCCATAGAGAACTCTTCTATGAACCGGTTTAAGACCATCTCTTACATCAGGTAATGCTCTGGCTACTATAACGCTCATAGCATAATCTATGTAAGAAGATTTCATCTCTTCTTCTAAGGAAACTGGTATTACTTTTTCAAATATGGTTGTCATAGTTACACAATAATTTATATGTTCAAAAAATTTTTCCTTGTTTTTATACTTACAACAATAGTGTGGCCATTCCAAAGTAAAAAAGAATAGTGCAGATATCAGTTAATGCAAGTGTTACTGGCCCCGCTGATATTTTGGGGTCTAATTTAGTTTTATGCAAGATTGTTGGAACACTCACACCCCATAAAGCTGCTTGAAGTTCAATCAATAAAATACTTAAGCCTATTGCCAGTCCCGCTAATGCTGTCCCTTTCCAAATAAAAATAATAATTACTACTAAAACACTACAA
Protein-coding sequences here:
- the gyrA gene encoding DNA gyrase subunit A — translated: MTTIFEKVIPVSLEEEMKSSYIDYAMSVIVARALPDVRDGLKPVHRRVLYGMHELGLSYNKPYKKSARIVGEVLGKYHPHGDSAVYDTMVRMVQDFSLRYPLIDGQGNFGSIDGDSPAAMRYTEARLARIAEEMLRDLDKNTVDFTPNFDESLQEPTVLPSYLPNLLVNGASGIAVGMATNIPPHNLGEIVDGLVAMIDNPKLKPEDLMKYVKAPDFPTGGIIYGYEGVREAYLTGRGRIVIRAKANVETLKNDRENIVITEIPYQVNKASLIEKIAELVRENKVDGISNIRDESDRDGLRIVIEMKRDGQPAVTLNQLFKHTQMQVTFGVIMLALVNGVPKVLTLQQTMEHFLRHRMDVLIRRTKFDLDAAERRAHILEGYIIALDNIDAVIETIKKSKDVETAKNNLMKKFKLSEIQAKAILDMRLQRLTGLERKKIEDEYKETIKLIEKLKGILNNEKKRNQIIKEELLALKEKYGDERRTEIIHDYKEFALEDIIAEEDVVVTISHQGFIKRFPVSGYRRQARGGKGVTGAGTKDEDFIEHMFVASTHHYIMFFTDKGKCYWLKVHEIPEGGRAAKGRSILNLIQKDKEEKITAFVTVKEFSNDKYIVMATEKGTIKKTVLSAYSNIRRGGINAINLAPGDKLIEAKLSDGNNDIIIGTKNGMAIRFNEKDVREMGRTATGVRGIKLGKGDMVIGMIVVRNASTLMVVTEKGFGKRSEIEDYRLTRRGGKGVITIKTSEKNGKLIAMMEVNDNDELVIITVKGIVIRQSVAEIRVMGRNTQGVRLIRLAEGDEIADIARVVPEENGTDGA